One window from the genome of Epinephelus moara isolate mb chromosome 5, YSFRI_EMoa_1.0, whole genome shotgun sequence encodes:
- the LOC126391061 gene encoding beta-1,3-galactosyltransferase 5-like isoform X2 — MENGRRHLKHIFVCILGAVTIFFIYLNCDWELASRDFPAAASSSLSLSSSSSSSSSPSSPSSSTSLSAAAEPRWEDPGPYHVAYPRNYKFIMDDTLTCKNTTPFLVLMVPVAPNDIAARDTIRKTWGNEKLVLGQLVETLFILGLPGGADAEQQQEKLKQENLQHHDLIQSNFQDSYRNLTVKTMMMLEWLAAHCVNAAYVMKIDSDMLLHVPNLVKLLLSPSTAKENYMTGLVWWHSPVLRNPFNKFYMPRGVIAESEYPPYPLGMAYVMSLDLPAKILSVSPQIKPIYIEDAYLGMCLKRLGISPTDPPENTMFIVDPRHPLSSCSLSKVIAVTTTSIPQMTSYWERSRQPEAKC, encoded by the coding sequence ATGGAAAACGGAAGGAGACACTTAAAACACATCTTTGTCTGCATCCTTGGAGCAGTTACAATCTTCTTCATCTATCTCAACTGTGACTGGGAGTTGGCAAGCAGGGATTTTCCAGCAGCAgcgtcatcatcattatcattgtcatcatcgtcatcatcgtcatcatcaccatcatcaccatcatcatcaacatcattaTCAGCGGCAGCAGAGCCACGATGGGAGGATCCTGGGCCGTATCATGTGGCCTATCCACGAAACTACAAATTCATCATGGATGACACGCTAACGTGTAAGAACACAACTCCTTTCTTGGTCCTGATGGTTCCAGTTGCACCCAATGACATAGCAGCTAGGGACACCATTCGGAAGACATGGGGGAATGAGAAACTGGTCCTGGGTCAGCTGGTCGAGACCCTCTTCATCCTGGGCCTGCCTGGGGGAGCTGatgctgagcagcagcaggagaagcTCAAACAGGAGAACCTGCAGCATCATGACCTGATCCAGAGTAACTTCCAGGACAGCTACCGCAATCTGACCGTCAAGACTATGATGATGCTGGAGTGGCTGGCTGCACACTGTGTCAATGCTGCCTATGTCATGAAGATTGACTCTGATATGTTACTGCATGTCCCGAATTTGGTTAAACTGTTGTTGAGTCCCAGCACAGCCAAAGAAAACTACATGACAGGTTTGGTGTGGTGGCACAGCCCGGTTTTAAGAAATCCGTTCAACAAGTTCTACATGCCGAGAGGAGTGATTGCTGAGTCGGAGTATCCCCCATATCCTCTGGGCATGGCCTACGTCATGTCCCTGGACCTGCCTGCCAAGATCCTGTCAGTCTCTCCTCAGATTAAACCTATCTACATTGAAGATGCCTACCTGGGTATGTGTCTGAAACGCCTGGGCATTTCCCCCACCGACCCTCCTGAAAATACAATGTTCATTGTCGACCCCAGGCATCCTCTGAGCAGCTGCAGCCTTTCAAAAGTGATTGCTGTGACAACGACAAGCATCCCACAGATGACGAGTTACTGGGAGAGGAGCAGACAGCCAGAAGCTAAATGCTGA
- the LOC126391061 gene encoding beta-1,3-galactosyltransferase 5-like isoform X1 encodes MGDICMVWNKRTLMENGRRHLKHIFVCILGAVTIFFIYLNCDWELASRDFPAAASSSLSLSSSSSSSSSPSSPSSSTSLSAAAEPRWEDPGPYHVAYPRNYKFIMDDTLTCKNTTPFLVLMVPVAPNDIAARDTIRKTWGNEKLVLGQLVETLFILGLPGGADAEQQQEKLKQENLQHHDLIQSNFQDSYRNLTVKTMMMLEWLAAHCVNAAYVMKIDSDMLLHVPNLVKLLLSPSTAKENYMTGLVWWHSPVLRNPFNKFYMPRGVIAESEYPPYPLGMAYVMSLDLPAKILSVSPQIKPIYIEDAYLGMCLKRLGISPTDPPENTMFIVDPRHPLSSCSLSKVIAVTTTSIPQMTSYWERSRQPEAKC; translated from the coding sequence CTTTAATGGAAAACGGAAGGAGACACTTAAAACACATCTTTGTCTGCATCCTTGGAGCAGTTACAATCTTCTTCATCTATCTCAACTGTGACTGGGAGTTGGCAAGCAGGGATTTTCCAGCAGCAgcgtcatcatcattatcattgtcatcatcgtcatcatcgtcatcatcaccatcatcaccatcatcatcaacatcattaTCAGCGGCAGCAGAGCCACGATGGGAGGATCCTGGGCCGTATCATGTGGCCTATCCACGAAACTACAAATTCATCATGGATGACACGCTAACGTGTAAGAACACAACTCCTTTCTTGGTCCTGATGGTTCCAGTTGCACCCAATGACATAGCAGCTAGGGACACCATTCGGAAGACATGGGGGAATGAGAAACTGGTCCTGGGTCAGCTGGTCGAGACCCTCTTCATCCTGGGCCTGCCTGGGGGAGCTGatgctgagcagcagcaggagaagcTCAAACAGGAGAACCTGCAGCATCATGACCTGATCCAGAGTAACTTCCAGGACAGCTACCGCAATCTGACCGTCAAGACTATGATGATGCTGGAGTGGCTGGCTGCACACTGTGTCAATGCTGCCTATGTCATGAAGATTGACTCTGATATGTTACTGCATGTCCCGAATTTGGTTAAACTGTTGTTGAGTCCCAGCACAGCCAAAGAAAACTACATGACAGGTTTGGTGTGGTGGCACAGCCCGGTTTTAAGAAATCCGTTCAACAAGTTCTACATGCCGAGAGGAGTGATTGCTGAGTCGGAGTATCCCCCATATCCTCTGGGCATGGCCTACGTCATGTCCCTGGACCTGCCTGCCAAGATCCTGTCAGTCTCTCCTCAGATTAAACCTATCTACATTGAAGATGCCTACCTGGGTATGTGTCTGAAACGCCTGGGCATTTCCCCCACCGACCCTCCTGAAAATACAATGTTCATTGTCGACCCCAGGCATCCTCTGAGCAGCTGCAGCCTTTCAAAAGTGATTGCTGTGACAACGACAAGCATCCCACAGATGACGAGTTACTGGGAGAGGAGCAGACAGCCAGAAGCTAAATGCTGA